The Gadus chalcogrammus isolate NIFS_2021 chromosome 16, NIFS_Gcha_1.0, whole genome shotgun sequence DNA window GCTGATAACACCAATGGTCTAATAAACAGACAGCTGCCAAGCGTCTGGTGTTGGCTCCCCGCTCCCTCGTCCAGTCAAACATTTCATACATTTTAAAACTTAACAAATTACattagcgccccccccccccccccctcccccccaactaaataaaacaaacaaaaactgcCAAATAGGAAATGTTGACACTTGGGAGACTGGTAAAGAGAGGGAACAGGGATCCGGCTCTAACCATTGAGAAGCGTTGGATAACAGGCCACCCTGAGAAACCTGGTGACGCTCTCAAGGGGTTCAATAAATTAGGTGTGCAATTTACTTCTCATCGATTAGAacccagaaaataaataaaagagcaACTCACCAACTCTGTTGGAAAGGGAGCCTAATTGGTATTCTGAAAAGGTTCCAAttggaaaacaaaataaatgcagacTTTTAATGTGTAATACACGAGCTACGATACCCAAGACTGGGCAGAAGGATGAGAAGCCGGAATAGTGTCTCAAAGATAAATTTGGtactccttcctgcccagtacgcccaccccaccccacaacacacacctctttaTATCGTTAAACAAGAAGCAGTGGCGTCTTGTCAGTGGGTTGCCTGAACCCACAGACGTGTACTCTGGTGTGGCCCGCCCGCTCCATCCCACCCCGAACCCAGTTGTTTGTGCAGCATCCTCTGCCGAAATGGCTCACTTTAGGAGACCCTCAGCACGGAGGCTGAATTCCTGCTACAACTTGGGTTCGATGCGTTGCTTTTTTTGTGGTACACTAAAACATTCTTGAAAACGGGAGCATTATTTTCTCCCAAACATAATGTACCAGAGATCAAGGTAACGGCTTATAACTGCCCGAATACTAAACAGAAATGATCAGGCTCTGCTGCACTGCAGCAAGTAGTCCTACAACACGGCACGATATTCTGTCAGGAGGAACCGACGCTCGCGCCGTCTGGCGTGCGCTATATGTCAAGTTTAACAAGCAAAGGCTGgtgaccaaacaaacaaacaaacaggttATCGTTACGCACATAAGCTTATCAGCAACGTCCGTCTACAATGTTAACTCCGTTAACATTGGCAACACAAAGGTCATGAAGGGCCGTTACTTAAGGAAAATAAAAGTGCAGctcttatttttttctgttttaaacATTGCACTTTGCCACCAGATTCAGATGGCCTACAGGTCAGTTTGAAATTGTACCTTATTTCAAAAGGGTTCATGCACAAGATAAAAATTAGGTTGAAGTCACTAATGAAGTGTGCCATGTCTAAAAGGATAAATAAAGGGGCCAATGTTTGGGACCAAGGGAGGTTACTGGGAGAGTCGCAATCGCCGAGTTCTAAATCAACaggttaaacaaaaacaaaacctcTCGTCAGCCAGCCTTTGAAACTTGCTTAAAAACAATCTTTTTAAAATGAAATAAGGTATATACAAGGCTTCATGGGAGTGCCTCAAGTCAGTGGCACAGCTCTGAGTTCAgggtgggtttgggggggggggggagaagtgtgggggggggaaccaATAACGGGAGACAGGAATCCACGCTCCAACGTTCGCAGGGTGCTCATCAAGTCTTAGTGTTGCGTCGCGAGGACGAGAGGAGGTATGGACCAGAGCCTGTTGTTTCTCCATGAGCACACCTTCTCCTTGATGCTACAGGACAGTTCCTGGCAGCCGCTTAGGATATCTCTTCTTATTAATGGAACGACTGCATCTCCGTAAACGAAGATATTCCATGTTAGTGTTCCTCTGGCCGCCAGACGCCTGCACCGCCACCAAGCCTTCGGAGGTGATGCGGATCCCTGAGTGGATAGTTTCTGCCTCAGTCACCAGGAAgatggtttgggggggggggggggtgtgatacGCTGTCGTGGAGTCACTATAGaagtggtgtggggggggtggggttgattTTCTCCCCGTAGGCGAACTTGAGGTTTGTGAGCGGAAGGAAGTGTCGGAAGGGGGCAGACAGAATGCAGGACGGTTGGGTTATTACTTCTGAACAAGTTACTGCTTGGTAAGGCACTTGATACAAATCCTTAAAATCTCTTCCAAGTCACATGAAAGAGGGAACGCAAGACTGCAGAGCGGCGGATGGAAGGTACGGGGCGTAGCAGTCGGTTGGTTGGGTGAGGGGTCTGTGGGCGCTGGTGGATATGGATTGTGTTATTAGATGTGCGTCTAGagttttgttgttcttttccCCACTGGGTTCCCCCCCAGtgctgtcctcccctctccctagcGCTCATATTGTCAGTGTTCTGCAGCAGAAAGGAACGGTTTTAATACTTCGTCACATCCAGCGTACACAAGCCTCATGGTGGCACCACAGCAAATAAAGACAGACGCAAGctgtacatttaaaaaaggaacGGGGAAGGAAATATAAAGGGAAAGATGGCCGAGATAGCTTGGAAAGGGACGCGGGAAGTTGGGGGGTTTGTGGGACTGGAGGGGGGTTAAGGGGTTGAAGATGGATCTATGGAGAGAAACAAACAAGTTAGATTTGAATATGTCCCTTCAGTTTCAAGCAAACTGCATGAGCAGAGGTGCAAAATACTGTTAGGAAAATGCCCATTATTAGTCAATTTTAggattaaaaaaagatatacatCATTTTCAGATAAAACTACATGCCCCATGTTATTTGACCATTTATGTTAAACTGCCAATTAAACCCAGCAATCAACAAGAAACTCAAAAAGTTTAGCAAGAAGGTTTCCGTTTTTACCAGCTACACCAAGTTTGACATTGTTTGCCAAAATCATTGGAAACAAATTTGGCAAAGCAGCCCTCGTCGACGTGAAGGCCAACTGAAATGCGAACTGTCGAAACTAGAACATTGGAGAGGACCGGGTGGATATAAAAAAACTTTGGGCAAGTAGAAGATAACGTTATTTCCCAGTAAGGGAGTATTGCGTTGACCAAAGCCGAGGGCTGATTGCAGCAGACGGTGAAGGTCTCACCTGCTCACAGCTTGCCCTCCTCCCCGCCCTCACTGTGGTACTCCGCCACGTAGAGGCTCTTGTCGATGATGCCCGGGATGGGCTTGATCTCCGTCCCGAGCTGCTCCTCGATGCCCTTCAGATTGAAGCGGTCGTCGTACGTAATCAGGTTGATGGCCAGACCGAGGTGTCCGAAACGACCTGGGAACCGTGGGGAATGTGTACAAGTCAGACCTTATTTTGCCATACAGAAAATACTTCTAGATTCAGACCAACCACACAATAAATAAAGGAGAAGCCCAACACCACCACTGCTTTGCAACAGCACAAAGGTCATTAAAGACACATTTTTGAATAAGTTCTATTGAGGTTGCCTAGGAAAGTTACTTTTCCTGCCATATTTCAAGATACAAGTGTTCGAGAAGGTCCCTCTATGACTAACTGCAACATAGAACTGCTGTTGAAGGGCGGAGCCACTGCGTGCCTTTACACAAGTGTCCAAGAAGGCTAACCATTTCTGAAAACGACATTAACCAGGTAGCCCGGGTACTCAATATTGAGGATAATGTACGGCCGACATGGGTTGGGACTTTCCGCGCTCACAGCCAGTATAAATACACGAGTGGAGGTACCCGAACACAAAAGAAGGGAGCGACAGGAAAACAAAACTCCCTGGAAATTCAGTAACGTGACACGAGAGGCAGTTATGTGATGTGGGGAGGCAGTAAAGTCGGCCTTACCTGATCTGCCGATGCGGTGAAGGTAGGTCTCGCCCAGCTTGGGGAAGTCAAAGTTGATGACGACGTTCACCGCCTGAATGTCGATGCCTCTCGTGAAGAGGTCTAGACACCAAGGACAAAATACATGCATGAGATAAATGAGGACATCAAACctgggagtgtccacccagatgtatgagCGGGTTTCAACCAAGACTTTAATGCCTTCTTAATACAACCAACCAATACCAATTTGACAGCTGAACAGCATAAAGGGTTATTGACAGCCCTCAAACCGGAATTCTTCCATATGAATAGGCATCTGTATAGTAATTTGTTCAGTTCCCGTTCGTGCATGCAGTTATCGCCCCAAAGCAGTGGTCAACACAGCTTGGACTATATGAATGAGGCAAATTCACGATAATGCTTTAgagttgtttgttgtttattttgctcTCCATATAGTCCCCAAAACAATTTAAGGCTTCTACAAGTGTCATTTGAATGCTAATAATGATGGATTGAATTGATagtgcttttctagacactcaaagacgcttcagagtgaaggggggacctcactaacccccaccagtgtgtagcagcacccacttgggtgatgcacggcagccaatctgcgccagaacactcaccacacacatcaccttcaggtggagagtgagggaattaatcaGTCAgacaattatacaggaggatgattagggggccagaacgaatgagcctggttggtgagccctgggatcttttatgacctcagtgagtcaggacctcggttttatgtctcctccgaaggacggtgccttccacagcacagtgtccccgtcactgcactgaGGCATCAGGATTGATGTTAAGGCAtgagggaagagtgccacctattggccaccacccgacaccatttaacagcacctggtattcccaggcagtctcccatccaagtactaaccaagGCCGAACATGCTTAGCTACAGATGCTCAGACGAGCATTTTATGCcctaaaaatgtatttatttttttaaataggctTTTTACCGATGCGGGTAACCTGATTACTTGTCACTAAACCTACCAGTCTACTGTACGAACTTGAAGGCGAATCTAGCCATCACACTGGCTAGACAGTCCCATGTGCGATGTCATGGGAGTGATTTTGAAACCCCAAGCAATGGCTAAACACACCAGGTGGTAATATAGAGCCACCTCAAAAATTGAAAAGCTACAACATTATGAAAGTCTGTTTGCCAACAGTCTGTCGATGGTGACGAATCACAGCCAACCACATAGTCCATTAAAGTAACCAACACCAGGGCCAGATCAAGATTCATCATTCAGATTTAGATTCATTTCTGGACACTACCAACGATATTAACAGTAGGCCAAGAAGGAGTGATCTTTGAATAGGTTTTCCATTACCGTTCAATAGCCAAATATTCCATTAGACATCGGGGGGGCGGGTGTAAATAGGTGTAGCGGGTATACTGGTGAATTATTCCCAACCACTAATGGAGTAATAATAGAAGCAATATATTCTACCTAGTCTATGATTTGATTGCAGCAAGTTTTATTGCAAAATCATATTTTGTTCACTACACAAGCTCATTTAAAACACTTGCTTCTGGTCAAAGCTTACAGTGGTTAAATCGTTTTGGTCCACTTTCTGGCTCAGAAGCTTTAGAGATCGTTCCAGAGTAAATTACTTGGCATACCCGTTCAACTGCTGCGACAACATTACACTCACTGATCAATGCTTACCAATTCAATACTGGACCTTGCCCAATTAGTTTCAATACTGCATAAGAACCACACTTTATCCAAGATCCTTTGAGGCGCGACCTGCAAGCCTCCTCCTGATTGTCTAGGATCCAGCACGGCAGGGTTCCTTACCAGTGCAGACGAGGTTCCGGCAGAGTCCGTTCCTGAAGTCGTGGAAGACGCGGTTCCTGTGCTCCtgggtggagagagacagacatggtATAGTTACACAGCGGGGCCTTGGAGGACAGCAGCAGGGCTGCTTTAACGAACAGCGGGGCAGGCTGACCTGTCTCATCTTGGCGTGGATGTAGAAGCACGAGTAGCCCAGCTGGGAGATCTTCTTGGCAAGGAGCTCGACTCGCTGAGAGGAGTTGCAGAAGATGATGGACTGGTTAATTTGGAGCTGTGGAGGAGGGCAGAAAGTGTTTTACAACTCAGAAATCACACGACTGACAAACAGCGACCGAATTGTTTGTTGGCATTCCACCAGTTCCAACCGGTGGAGCCTTGTGAAATTGTTCATCCAAAACTCGCCTTCAATCAGCGCACGCAACATAAGTTCTAAATAAATTACTTTTTACAACTCGACTACCAACAGTTTGCACTTCAGCAGTAGTAGTACTTGTATTGACTGAATCTATCACAAAGAAACCGTCCTGGATGCCTTCAAGTTTTGCAAAACAAACTGAATGTTtgaaatattatttagatagaAACAGTTGTAATTTATCCAGTTATAGGCCATTGAAATCAGACATAAAAAAGGCCAATATTACTTGAGCCAATTCTTGTTTTGACATAGTGATATAGAGTGCAAGGGATTCATGCGTACCCGTGAGAACAACGTGTTGAGGCAGTGGACCTTCTGCCGCTCGGTCACGTAGGCGTAGTACTGGGTGACTCCCTTCAGGgtcagctcctccatcaggtTGATCTCATAAGGCTTCTGCAAGTAAgcattctgacacacacacacacaccacaagttAGCATGGCCCATCAACGAATTGTTGTGTTTTGACTAAGTCTCATGGTTTTCTTGCAGTCGGCTCTATAGCAATGGCCACGAGTCAAACAAATAAGGGGCCCAAGTGCTTCAACTAAAGGGGAATGGGGTTCAGAAGGGGACTTCAATAAGTATTTCTATAGGGGTCAGACTACAGGGTTTATTTCTTGATGTTCATTACTGCTGGCTGGGTTTGTGTTCCCAATTAGACACATACAGATCCCCGCCGCCGGTAAGGTGATTGTTCAAAACTAATTTGAAGCGAGGGAAAGCTAAACCTCCCAGTCACCCAGATTTGAGATTGTCTACAACTCGACTCTAGATATTAATATAAAATCTGATGTGTGAGACAAGGCCAACGGCTACAGAAGGGAACCAACCATGAACTTCTGAACGCTGAGAGGGAAGGTGGCTGAATAGAGCAGGATCTGCCTCTGTTTGGGCAAGAAGCTCAGCATCTCCTCCATCATCGCCATGAAGTCCTGAGACAGCAGCTTGTCAGCCTGGAGGGGGAAAGGGAACGGAGCAGCAAGACAAGGAGTTCAGCAGCTAAATAAGGCTAGACTGGCACCTTTTTCTGTTCGCAGTGCATCAATGAAATGCATCAGGAAAACCTCCGCTTATGCCATGTTCTAGCTTTACTCTCTAACAAGGAGTCTTCACATTCTCACAGCAGTCTTTGTTGGTACAAATATTAGTGACGAAGAGGTTAATAAATCCGAGGAGGTAGTTTTAACCGTGATCATTCACTGGTCCGTCTTCAAAGACAAAGTCCATGATTGATTAAAACCAGGGAGGAATGGTCGGGAAAGCAAAGCGTTAAGCCAACTGACCTCATCCAGAACGACCATCTGCACTTGGTTGACCTTGGCCACTCCTTTCTTGATTAAGTCCAAGATTCTCCCAGGGGTCGCGATGATCACGTGcactacaaacaaacaaacacaagactgATTCAAGATGAAAGAGCGATTGATTCGTCAGCCAGTAAAGGTTGACGATCAGTACTGCCCAAACAAAAGCCTTGACCTATTGATTCACCATGGTTGATGTCTTTGCATATCTAGTCGAATTGTGCAACTACTTTATCAAATTTAGACGTGGTTCAGATAAAAAAGGCGTTAAGAGTCTAAGGAAGGTCAGAAGCATTGCAACAACTGAGTAGGCAGCCATGAGGCCTAAAAAATGTTTtagtttggttccggtttccgaccgaccctgtcaatttatgtgcgacccaaattattttatgagttttataaaaataaaaaaaataaaaatttaattttttttatgtaattacgttttggtacagcacctctataattacgttttggtacagcacctcttcattctgtacaaggatgagcgaattttctcgtttttaaatgaaaacaacctacctatcattcgctgccgctggaaaaaataaaataaaaaaaataaaataaattccctacctacccatgacctcaactgacaaccaacaggaaccaaacttttttttttttttttttaggcctgatGAAATACCAGTCACCTTTTAGAAGCCAATTCGTTACAAAACAACTTTAAGTGAATTATACGTCATTTTCCCAGATGCACTTCTATAATTAGTAGGTAGGGGCTCCGATTATTATTCAAGGATTCAAACACCCCAGCCAGGAGCCTATCCTAAATAAAAACTAACATGAATTTAGAGTAG harbors:
- the LOC130406651 gene encoding probable ATP-dependent RNA helicase ddx6 isoform X2, which gives rise to MSAARTENPIILGLSNQNGQMRGSVKPAGGPGGGGGGGNQHQPSQIKTSCTINNGSSQPTTTANTVIKPGDDWKKNLKLPPKDTRMRTSDVTATKGNEFEDYCLKRELLMGIFEMGWEKPSPIQEESIPIALSGRDILARAKNGTGKSGAYLIPLLERIDLKRDCIQAVGIVPTRELALQVSQICIQVGKHMGGVKVMATTGGTNLRDDIMRLDETVHVIIATPGRILDLIKKGVAKVNQVQMVVLDEADKLLSQDFMAMMEEMLSFLPKQRQILLYSATFPLSVQKFMNAYLQKPYEINLMEELTLKGVTQYYAYVTERQKVHCLNTLFSRLQINQSIIFCNSSQRVELLAKKISQLGYSCFYIHAKMRQEHRNRVFHDFRNGLCRNLVCTDLFTRGIDIQAVNVVINFDFPKLGETYLHRIGRSGRFGHLGLAINLITYDDRFNLKGIEEQLGTEIKPIPGIIDKSLYVAEYHSEGGEEGKL